Proteins from a genomic interval of Desulfofustis limnaeus:
- a CDS encoding SIMPL domain-containing protein (The SIMPL domain is named for its presence in mouse protein SIMPL (signalling molecule that associates with mouse pelle-like kinase). Bacterial member BP26, from Brucella, was shown to assemble into a channel-like structure, while YggE from E. coli has been associated with resistance to oxidative stress.), with product MKTLPISLALLLIFCFPVHADDDLNYHLVNLQADASQQVDNNLQIVLLTAAAENAAAQEAAASVNKAMTRAVTMIKENDDVTYQTLNYQTTPLYKNRAIIGWQVSQQIRLESQNIEGLTTLVGRLQEVLTVASMHFTASPERRKETQTLLIGEALTAFTAKARLVATTLGAQDFRLVNLTINEGGGMPIRHAYAMEMDALRAAAPAPEVAAGESSITVSVNGTIQLIF from the coding sequence ATGAAAACACTTCCGATCAGCCTCGCCCTTCTCCTCATCTTTTGTTTTCCGGTCCACGCGGACGACGATCTCAACTATCATCTGGTCAATCTGCAGGCAGATGCTTCCCAGCAGGTCGACAACAACCTGCAGATCGTCCTCCTGACGGCCGCTGCCGAAAACGCCGCGGCCCAGGAGGCGGCAGCCTCGGTCAATAAAGCGATGACTCGCGCCGTGACGATGATCAAGGAAAATGACGACGTCACCTACCAGACCCTCAACTATCAAACGACCCCGCTTTACAAAAACAGGGCCATCATCGGTTGGCAGGTCTCTCAACAAATTCGCCTGGAGAGCCAGAATATCGAAGGACTGACCACCCTGGTCGGGCGTTTGCAAGAGGTCCTCACCGTCGCTTCCATGCATTTCACCGCCAGCCCGGAACGCCGCAAGGAAACCCAGACGCTCCTGATCGGCGAAGCGCTGACCGCTTTTACCGCCAAGGCGCGACTGGTCGCCACAACCCTTGGCGCTCAAGATTTCCGTCTGGTCAACCTCACCATCAACGAGGGTGGCGGGATGCCGATCAGACATGCCTACGCCATGGAGATGGACGCCCTCCGGGCGGCCGCACCCGCGCCGGAAGTTGCCGCGGGTGAATCGAGCATCACGGTCTCGGTGAACGGCACCATTCAGTTGATCTTCTAG
- a CDS encoding protein adenylyltransferase SelO, protein MNLVFTNRFVHDLPGDPDLTNERRQVSGACYSFVAPTPVSSPQLLGFSPEAAALLDLTEEDCRSEAFLQVFSGNTVLPGMQPFAMRYGGHQFGSWAGQLGDGRAINLGEVINRQGQRWTLQLKGAGPTPYSRSADGLAVLRSSLREFLCSEAMYHLGIPTTRALSLIATGEQVLRDMFYDGHPRLEPGAIVCRLAPSFVRFGNFEIHTAHGETSLLQKLLDHTLAAGFPELSEKQERDRYLRWFGDVCRRTAELMVHWMRVGFVHGVMNTDNMSVLGLTIDYGPYGWLEAYDPLWTPNTTDAQGRRYCYGNQPRIALWNLVQLANAIYPLIGSAEALQETLGEYQRTFQTTWQQTLAAKFGLPSAKEEDFRLMERMLDLMRLHEIDMTIFFRRLAGVTGDDDDNQRFCSLFADALYHSIPASEQTALDDWLGAYRRRLNSYRLAPLQRRHQMNRTNPKYVFRNYLAQLAIEQVEQGNTALLTELLDVLRHPYDDQPDRSHLAARRPEWARNRAGCSMLSCSS, encoded by the coding sequence ATGAATCTTGTTTTTACCAATCGTTTTGTTCATGATTTACCGGGAGATCCCGATCTGACCAATGAGCGCCGGCAGGTTTCCGGCGCTTGCTACTCGTTTGTTGCACCGACTCCGGTCTCATCACCGCAGCTGCTCGGTTTCTCGCCAGAAGCGGCAGCCCTTCTCGATCTCACCGAGGAGGACTGCCGCTCCGAGGCTTTTCTTCAGGTTTTCTCGGGGAACACTGTCCTGCCGGGTATGCAGCCCTTCGCCATGCGCTACGGCGGACACCAATTTGGCTCCTGGGCCGGACAACTCGGTGACGGCCGGGCCATCAATCTGGGTGAAGTGATCAATCGCCAGGGACAACGGTGGACACTACAGCTCAAAGGGGCTGGACCGACCCCTTATTCCCGTTCAGCTGACGGCCTGGCTGTATTGCGCTCCTCACTGCGTGAATTTCTCTGCAGCGAGGCCATGTACCATCTCGGTATTCCGACCACCCGGGCCCTCAGCCTGATAGCTACCGGCGAACAGGTCCTGCGGGATATGTTCTACGACGGCCACCCCCGCCTGGAGCCGGGAGCGATCGTCTGCCGTCTGGCTCCGTCGTTCGTTCGCTTCGGAAATTTCGAGATACACACCGCCCATGGTGAAACAAGCCTGCTGCAGAAGCTGCTCGACCATACCCTGGCAGCCGGTTTTCCTGAGTTATCCGAAAAACAGGAGCGGGATCGATACCTGCGCTGGTTTGGCGACGTCTGCCGACGGACGGCCGAGTTGATGGTGCACTGGATGCGAGTCGGCTTTGTCCATGGGGTCATGAACACCGACAACATGTCGGTGCTCGGTCTGACCATCGACTATGGTCCTTACGGCTGGCTGGAGGCGTATGATCCGCTGTGGACCCCGAACACCACCGACGCCCAGGGGCGCCGCTATTGCTACGGCAATCAGCCGCGTATCGCCCTGTGGAATCTGGTCCAACTGGCCAATGCGATCTACCCGCTGATCGGCTCCGCCGAAGCCTTGCAGGAGACGCTTGGCGAGTATCAACGAACCTTTCAAACGACCTGGCAGCAGACCCTGGCGGCAAAATTCGGTCTTCCCAGCGCCAAGGAAGAGGACTTTCGCCTAATGGAACGCATGCTCGACCTGATGCGACTCCATGAAATCGATATGACCATCTTTTTCCGTCGGCTGGCCGGTGTCACCGGCGACGATGACGACAATCAGCGCTTTTGCTCGTTGTTTGCCGATGCCCTGTATCACTCGATCCCCGCATCGGAGCAAACAGCGCTGGACGACTGGCTGGGTGCCTATCGACGCCGCTTGAACAGCTACCGCCTCGCCCCCCTGCAACGACGGCACCAGATGAACCGGACCAACCCCAAATACGTCTTTCGCAACTATCTGGCCCAACTTGCCATCGAGCAGGTCGAACAGGGCAATACGGCGCTGCTGACGGAGCTCCTCGATGTCCTGCGCCATCCCTACGACGATCAGCCGGACAGGTCCCATCTTGCCGCCCGGCGCCCGGAGTGGGCGCGCAACAGAGCCGGCTGCTCAATGCTGTCCTGTAGCTCCTGA
- a CDS encoding AEC family transporter, with amino-acid sequence MIVLNALFPIFSLLFLGSMLRSRGLTTAAFLKTADRLVYYIFFPIMLFWKVGSAPQGSGDQWQFIGATMVAVVIAFCLSILLIRILPVAPFQAGTFSQSCYRFNTYIGVAVIMNSLGSAGIGYYGVMIAMVIPLINVGAVTVLIWYSGVAADSREKGRIVLRALLANPLIIGCVLGALFARFGGGHFPVFIDNSLQLMSMVTLPLALLSIGGALSFRGVFRHLPLSLVAAAVKLAALPLIGAAVYGWFGVAGVAWQTGMIFFCLPTSTAIYVLSSQLNSDTELASAAIVISTLLSFAPLSVVLLLS; translated from the coding sequence GTGATCGTTCTGAATGCGCTTTTCCCTATCTTTTCCCTGCTCTTTCTCGGGAGTATGCTGCGAAGCCGGGGGCTGACCACTGCCGCCTTCCTCAAGACCGCCGATCGCCTGGTCTACTACATTTTTTTTCCCATCATGCTGTTTTGGAAAGTCGGGAGCGCCCCGCAGGGTTCCGGCGACCAGTGGCAGTTCATCGGTGCCACCATGGTCGCGGTGGTCATCGCTTTCTGCCTCAGCATCCTGCTCATCAGGATACTGCCGGTGGCCCCGTTTCAGGCCGGAACCTTCTCCCAGAGTTGCTACCGGTTCAACACCTATATCGGGGTTGCGGTGATCATGAACAGCCTTGGCTCGGCCGGTATCGGCTACTACGGCGTGATGATCGCCATGGTCATTCCGCTGATCAATGTCGGCGCCGTTACCGTTCTCATCTGGTATTCCGGAGTGGCCGCCGACAGCAGGGAAAAGGGGAGGATCGTGCTCCGGGCCCTGCTCGCCAATCCTTTGATCATCGGCTGTGTGCTCGGGGCCTTGTTCGCCCGTTTCGGTGGCGGCCATTTCCCGGTGTTCATAGATAATTCCCTGCAGTTGATGTCGATGGTCACCCTGCCCCTGGCCCTGCTTTCCATTGGCGGCGCTCTCTCGTTTCGCGGCGTGTTTCGTCATCTGCCGTTGTCACTGGTGGCCGCAGCCGTTAAACTGGCGGCCTTGCCGCTCATCGGCGCGGCCGTCTATGGCTGGTTTGGCGTGGCAGGGGTTGCCTGGCAAACGGGAATGATCTTTTTCTGCCTGCCCACCTCCACCGCGATCTATGTGCTGTCGTCCCAGTTGAACAGCGATACGGAATTGGCCTCGGCGGCGATCGTCATCTCAACGCTGCTGTCCTTTGCACCGTTATCGGTAGTCCTGCTTCTCTCCTGA
- a CDS encoding fumarylacetoacetate hydrolase family protein produces the protein MSVRLPVSDGSEYLLNPQKIICLGLNYRDHITESAQADGDRFKDETPAEPILFAKTPNTLIGPDQAIVLPALLDSYGFRTCRTDYEAELALIVGKDGKNIPESKVYDHVFGYTCFNDISQRNFQKHDKSGWFRGKSLDTFGPIGPRIVRREDMGDPQNLDIVCRLNGKVVQSGNTSQMIFSIPAMVAFISRHFTLKSGDIIVTGTPSGVGPIAPGDVVEVEISGIGVLRNQVMAEGR, from the coding sequence ATGAGTGTCAGGTTGCCGGTGAGCGACGGAAGCGAGTACCTCCTCAATCCCCAGAAAATTATCTGTCTGGGACTCAATTATCGGGATCACATCACAGAGAGCGCCCAGGCCGATGGAGATCGTTTCAAAGACGAGACGCCCGCAGAGCCGATTCTCTTTGCCAAGACGCCAAACACGCTGATCGGGCCCGATCAGGCCATCGTCTTGCCGGCGCTTCTGGATAGCTACGGATTTCGAACCTGCCGCACCGATTATGAGGCCGAATTGGCGCTGATCGTCGGTAAGGACGGGAAAAACATCCCGGAATCCAAGGTGTACGACCATGTTTTCGGCTATACCTGTTTCAACGACATCAGCCAGCGCAATTTTCAAAAGCATGATAAGTCCGGCTGGTTTCGCGGCAAGTCGCTGGACACCTTCGGCCCGATCGGTCCACGCATCGTTCGTCGCGAAGATATGGGTGACCCCCAGAACCTGGACATCGTCTGTCGTTTGAACGGAAAAGTGGTGCAGAGCGGCAATACTTCACAGATGATCTTCTCCATTCCTGCCATGGTCGCTTTTATCTCCCGCCATTTTACGCTGAAGTCAGGAGACATCATCGTTACCGGTACCCCGAGTGGCGTCGGACCGATCGCTCCCGGGGATGTGGTGGAGGTGGAGATTTCCGGCATCGGCGTGTTGCGCAACCAGGTGATGGCAGAAGGTCGTTGA
- a CDS encoding cation diffusion facilitator family transporter: MEAAINSKRRLILLAGWLSIVGNIILFLLKLWVGVITGSVALIADAWHTLADSLGSVIVVLSGWVGAKPADDEHPFGHGRADLISSVVIGVLLALIGLEFVFKGVEQLRAGAAVTYGWLAVAVTVLSIVVKEGMAQYAFWAGRRARSPVLKADGWHHRTDALSSLVVLAGILVGSWFWWIDGVLAILVAVMIFYASYEILRDSINRLIGETPDESMLMDIEAAIEGLHLGVVPHHYHLHRYGDHLELTFHVTMTPTLTLREAHQQACQIEELLRRRFAIEATVHMEPEGETKCGR; encoded by the coding sequence GTGGAAGCTGCTATTAACAGCAAACGTCGCCTGATTCTGCTGGCGGGCTGGTTGTCGATTGTCGGCAATATCATCCTGTTTTTGCTGAAACTATGGGTAGGGGTGATAACCGGATCGGTGGCGTTGATTGCCGATGCCTGGCATACCTTGGCCGACTCGCTGGGGTCGGTAATCGTTGTCTTGAGCGGTTGGGTCGGCGCCAAGCCGGCAGACGATGAGCACCCCTTCGGTCACGGACGGGCGGACCTCATCAGTTCGGTGGTGATTGGCGTATTGCTGGCCCTCATCGGTCTCGAATTCGTCTTCAAGGGTGTCGAGCAATTGCGTGCCGGAGCCGCCGTTACCTACGGATGGTTGGCGGTGGCGGTCACGGTGTTGTCCATTGTCGTCAAGGAAGGGATGGCGCAATATGCCTTCTGGGCTGGCCGGCGGGCCCGCAGCCCGGTATTGAAAGCAGATGGCTGGCACCATCGAACTGATGCCCTTTCCTCACTGGTGGTGCTGGCCGGCATACTGGTTGGTTCCTGGTTCTGGTGGATCGATGGTGTGTTGGCGATCCTGGTGGCGGTAATGATTTTTTACGCCTCGTACGAGATACTCAGGGATTCAATCAATCGGTTGATTGGAGAGACTCCCGATGAAAGCATGCTCATGGACATCGAAGCTGCCATTGAAGGTCTGCATCTCGGCGTGGTTCCCCATCATTATCACCTGCATCGTTACGGTGATCATCTGGAGTTGACTTTCCACGTGACCATGACCCCAACCCTGACTCTGCGTGAGGCTCATCAACAGGCTTGTCAGATAGAAGAACTTTTACGCCGGCGCTTCGCCATTGAGGCGACGGTTCATATGGAGCCGGAAGGAGAAACCAAATGCGGCAGATAG
- a CDS encoding NADH-quinone oxidoreductase subunit B, with product MALGLEASLGDSVLTTKLDAIINWGRQYSLWPMVFGTACCAIEFMSAAASQHDISRFGAEVVRFSPRQADLLLVCGTISYKQAPILKRIYEQMPEPKWVVAMGACASSGGIYDNYCTVQGIDTIIPVDVYISGCPPRPEAVLDALIKIQQQIQTESVLVDRHKEFKGILD from the coding sequence TTGGCGTTAGGATTGGAAGCGAGTCTCGGCGACTCGGTACTCACGACGAAGCTTGATGCCATCATCAACTGGGGACGGCAATACTCGCTCTGGCCCATGGTCTTCGGGACAGCCTGCTGTGCCATTGAATTCATGAGCGCGGCCGCGAGTCAGCATGATATCTCCCGGTTCGGGGCCGAAGTGGTGCGCTTTTCGCCACGACAGGCCGATTTGCTGTTGGTCTGCGGCACCATCAGCTACAAGCAGGCCCCGATTCTCAAGCGGATCTACGAGCAGATGCCGGAACCGAAGTGGGTGGTGGCGATGGGCGCCTGCGCGAGTTCCGGTGGCATCTATGACAACTATTGTACGGTACAGGGCATTGACACGATTATCCCGGTCGATGTTTACATCTCCGGATGTCCGCCGCGGCCGGAAGCGGTGCTCGACGCCTTGATCAAGATCCAGCAGCAGATCCAGACGGAGAGTGTGCTTGTCGACCGCCACAAAGAATTCAAAGGAATCCTCGACTGA
- the ndhC gene encoding NADH-quinone oxidoreductase subunit A, translating to MSTELVLSGAIFIGLALIIPTVMVLTVVFGPRSRGGAKDDPYESGIKRMVGMADQKFSVKFYLLAILFLIFDIEAVFMYPWAVSLRDLGVLGFVEMTVFILLLLTGLIYILRKGVLNWR from the coding sequence ATGTCGACGGAATTGGTCCTATCGGGTGCGATCTTCATCGGCCTGGCCTTGATCATCCCGACCGTTATGGTCCTGACGGTGGTATTTGGTCCACGCTCCCGGGGGGGAGCCAAGGACGATCCCTATGAGAGCGGCATCAAGCGGATGGTCGGCATGGCTGACCAGAAATTCAGCGTCAAATTCTATCTGCTGGCCATCCTCTTCCTCATATTCGATATCGAGGCGGTTTTCATGTATCCCTGGGCGGTGAGCCTGCGAGACCTCGGGGTGCTCGGTTTCGTGGAGATGACGGTGTTCATCCTGCTGCTCCTGACCGGCCTGATCTACATCTTAAGAAAAGGGGTGCTCAATTGGCGTTAG
- a CDS encoding c-type cytochrome, with protein MNYPVWYLPEVGGGMLIALIAILHVFVSHFAVGGGLYLIYAEKKGLREHRQDILAFTKRHARFFLLLTMVFGSITGVGIWFIIALVNPAATSLLIHIFVFGWAAEWVFFVVEIVAAFVYFYMFDKMSPANHLRVGWVYFISAWMSLFLINGIIGFMLTPGSWLENGNFWSGFFNPSFWPSLGLRTFIAIMLAGVYGYLSASFTRETEVRLAMTRFSGAWSLGALLASVPFAWWYVAALPEPAMGLVLGKSPTIVAAVQWGTIGTAVLLVIILLAGIIKPVLNLRPVAAAAMICALISMGAFEWIREAARRPYAINEVMYSNMIRKDDLSRLADQGFLQTAVWVQGRDLNQDTQKAAGEELFIQQCYACHTAGGFNNDLKAQTARMSYSAMSSYIKRIHEVRYFMPPFAGTEAEAETLAAYLVGEWHGKDVALPAKQAGVISGDRLFEQHCAACHVPEDLHETLAALEAGEVVDLLGRLDEISAEMEPFTGTEEEAKVLAGFIRGEGTAPVVVVPDGALLFEEQCAVCHDSAELGATLTGWERPALRDALDRLEELSEEMPPYEGSPEEKDALADHLFTLGRNQ; from the coding sequence ATGAACTATCCTGTCTGGTATCTGCCCGAGGTTGGCGGCGGAATGCTCATTGCGCTGATCGCAATTCTTCATGTCTTTGTCTCGCATTTTGCAGTGGGCGGTGGTTTGTACCTGATTTACGCCGAGAAAAAAGGCCTGCGTGAACATCGTCAGGACATCCTTGCCTTCACCAAACGGCACGCCCGGTTTTTTCTGCTGCTGACCATGGTGTTCGGTTCCATCACCGGGGTCGGTATCTGGTTCATCATTGCTCTGGTCAATCCGGCTGCCACTTCGCTGCTGATTCATATCTTCGTCTTCGGTTGGGCGGCCGAGTGGGTTTTCTTCGTGGTCGAGATAGTTGCCGCGTTCGTCTATTTCTATATGTTTGACAAGATGAGTCCGGCCAATCACCTGCGGGTGGGCTGGGTCTATTTCATCAGTGCCTGGATGTCGCTGTTTCTGATCAACGGCATTATCGGTTTCATGCTGACGCCGGGTTCCTGGCTGGAAAACGGCAATTTCTGGAGCGGCTTCTTTAATCCCTCCTTCTGGCCGTCGCTCGGTCTGCGGACCTTCATCGCCATCATGCTGGCCGGAGTCTACGGCTATCTGAGCGCATCGTTCACTCGTGAAACCGAAGTGCGGTTGGCGATGACCCGATTTTCCGGTGCCTGGTCCCTGGGTGCTCTCTTAGCCTCGGTGCCGTTTGCCTGGTGGTACGTGGCGGCGCTTCCCGAACCGGCTATGGGGCTGGTACTCGGCAAATCCCCGACCATTGTCGCCGCCGTTCAATGGGGGACAATCGGCACGGCGGTTCTGCTGGTCATTATCCTGCTTGCCGGTATCATCAAGCCGGTGCTCAATCTTCGGCCTGTTGCCGCGGCAGCGATGATCTGCGCCTTGATCAGTATGGGGGCGTTTGAATGGATCCGAGAGGCGGCCCGACGACCATATGCCATCAACGAAGTGATGTATTCCAACATGATCCGCAAAGACGATTTAAGCCGGCTTGCCGATCAGGGGTTTCTTCAGACCGCCGTCTGGGTGCAGGGTCGGGACCTGAACCAGGATACCCAGAAGGCAGCCGGCGAGGAGTTGTTTATCCAACAGTGTTACGCCTGTCACACCGCCGGTGGTTTCAACAATGATCTGAAGGCCCAGACGGCACGAATGAGCTACAGCGCCATGAGTTCCTACATCAAACGAATACACGAAGTGCGCTATTTCATGCCGCCCTTTGCCGGTACCGAGGCTGAGGCCGAGACCTTGGCCGCCTATCTGGTTGGCGAGTGGCACGGCAAGGATGTCGCCTTGCCTGCCAAACAGGCTGGTGTGATCTCCGGCGACCGGTTGTTCGAGCAGCATTGTGCCGCCTGCCATGTTCCCGAAGACCTGCACGAAACCTTGGCGGCCCTGGAGGCAGGCGAAGTCGTCGATCTCCTCGGCAGGCTCGATGAAATATCGGCGGAGATGGAGCCATTTACCGGTACGGAGGAAGAAGCGAAAGTATTGGCTGGTTTTATACGAGGGGAGGGGACTGCCCCAGTGGTCGTCGTCCCGGACGGAGCGCTTTTGTTTGAAGAACAGTGTGCCGTCTGCCACGATTCAGCGGAATTGGGTGCCACTCTTACCGGCTGGGAACGGCCTGCCTTGCGTGATGCCCTAGACCGGCTTGAGGAGCTATCCGAAGAGATGCCGCCTTATGAGGGGAGTCCCGAAGAAAAAGACGCCCTGGCAGACCACCTGTTTACCCTCGGGAGGAACCAGTGA
- a CDS encoding HDOD domain-containing protein, with protein MTTQHPSIDKQLERLPPLPVTVTRVLHVTANPESSANDLMKAILPDQTMCVTILRVANSALYGRPKKVASLEKAIVVLGFDEIRSIVLGKAALTTFRDMLRNHQAELEGFWDHAFTCGLAARIIAEYIGLQSGQFFMAGLLHDFGKLAMLLAFPGKYEIRNWMTALSDGRLLKQEMADFGVSHAVVGSRLLQHWQFPDTLISALRHHHQPNQAGSHCGYALVVQLADFLAHCCNAEEKPNETTLKELLAEQLPAFVEQWRQGKLPWEETTLEYLFAWLWVDRSHGRAILDILATR; from the coding sequence ATGACCACGCAACACCCGTCCATCGACAAGCAACTCGAGCGGTTGCCGCCGCTGCCGGTCACCGTTACCCGGGTCCTGCACGTGACCGCCAACCCGGAGAGTTCGGCGAACGATCTAATGAAAGCGATCCTGCCGGATCAGACAATGTGCGTGACCATCCTGAGAGTCGCCAATTCTGCCCTCTACGGCAGGCCCAAAAAGGTGGCCTCTTTAGAAAAGGCCATCGTCGTTCTCGGATTCGATGAAATTCGCTCCATCGTCCTCGGTAAGGCGGCGCTCACTACGTTCCGGGATATGCTCCGGAATCACCAGGCCGAACTGGAAGGATTCTGGGATCACGCCTTTACGTGCGGCCTGGCGGCTCGGATTATTGCCGAGTATATCGGTCTGCAGTCCGGGCAATTTTTCATGGCCGGGCTCCTCCATGATTTTGGCAAACTGGCGATGTTGCTTGCTTTTCCCGGGAAGTATGAAATACGAAACTGGATGACAGCCCTCAGTGATGGCCGGCTTCTGAAGCAAGAAATGGCAGATTTTGGCGTTTCCCACGCCGTCGTCGGTAGCAGGCTGCTCCAGCACTGGCAGTTCCCCGACACGCTGATCTCAGCTCTTCGCCACCACCACCAGCCAAACCAGGCCGGCAGCCATTGCGGTTATGCGTTGGTTGTCCAACTCGCCGACTTCCTGGCGCACTGCTGCAATGCGGAGGAGAAACCCAACGAAACGACGCTCAAGGAGCTACTCGCCGAGCAGCTTCCCGCCTTTGTGGAGCAATGGCGGCAGGGAAAGTTGCCCTGGGAAGAGACCACGCTTGAATATCTGTTCGCTTGGCTGTGGGTAGACCGCAGTCACGGGAGGGCCATCCTCGATATACTCGCTACTCGCTGA
- the ltaE gene encoding low-specificity L-threonine aldolase, whose amino-acid sequence MRQIDLRSDTVTRPTAAMRQAMAEAPVGDDVYGEDPTVNRLEELAARMIGTEAALFASSGTQANLLALLTHCQRGDEYIVGQVAHTYKYEGGGAAVLGSIQPQPLDFAPDGTLDLERVAATVKPDDFHFAKTRLLCLENTQNGLALPLGYVEQARECVDRFGLKLHLDGARIFNAAVKCGVDVQQLCRPFDTVSVCLSKGLGAPVGSVLCGRRVDIDQARRWRKMLGGGMRQAGILAAAGIHALQHHRERLAEDHERARMLADGLQAVARCSVEYETMQTNMVFLTVPPEMVVPLRAFMAEHQVLISGGPRIRLVTHLDIDAAAVERVVTLFQQFFAG is encoded by the coding sequence ATGCGGCAGATAGACCTGAGAAGCGATACGGTCACCAGACCCACCGCGGCGATGCGGCAGGCCATGGCCGAAGCCCCGGTGGGTGATGATGTGTACGGCGAGGATCCAACGGTCAATCGGCTGGAGGAATTGGCTGCCCGGATGATCGGGACCGAGGCGGCGCTCTTCGCATCCAGCGGCACCCAGGCCAACCTCCTGGCCTTATTGACCCATTGCCAGCGGGGAGACGAATACATCGTCGGACAGGTTGCCCATACCTATAAATATGAGGGCGGCGGTGCTGCCGTGCTCGGTTCGATTCAGCCGCAGCCGCTTGATTTCGCCCCTGACGGCACGTTGGACCTGGAACGGGTCGCGGCGACGGTGAAACCCGACGACTTCCATTTCGCCAAGACGAGACTGCTATGCCTGGAAAACACTCAAAATGGCTTAGCGCTACCGCTCGGCTACGTGGAGCAGGCTCGGGAGTGTGTGGATCGTTTCGGGTTGAAACTGCATCTGGATGGTGCCCGGATATTCAACGCTGCCGTCAAGTGCGGGGTAGACGTGCAGCAGTTGTGCCGGCCTTTTGACACTGTCTCGGTTTGTCTTTCCAAAGGCCTTGGTGCCCCGGTGGGGTCCGTTTTGTGCGGAAGACGCGTCGATATCGATCAGGCCCGGCGCTGGCGCAAGATGCTGGGCGGCGGCATGCGGCAGGCCGGCATCCTGGCCGCCGCCGGGATCCATGCCCTGCAGCATCACCGGGAGCGATTGGCCGAGGATCATGAACGTGCACGAATGCTGGCCGACGGCTTACAGGCGGTGGCGCGGTGCAGCGTAGAATACGAAACGATGCAGACCAACATGGTCTTTCTCACGGTGCCTCCGGAGATGGTTGTTCCATTGCGTGCTTTCATGGCCGAGCATCAGGTGTTGATCAGCGGTGGTCCGCGGATCAGGCTGGTTACCCATCTCGATATCGATGCGGCAGCTGTCGAACGAGTGGTAACCCTGTTTCAGCAGTTTTTTGCTGGCTGA
- a CDS encoding MBL fold metallo-hydrolase, with amino-acid sequence MRDKLFFRRLLRELPGLLTMCLSTLLCASCLLTPPPFAEQQWRQQVLSQDPAALYAPHERDGRFFNPWQPEEKRGFSQVIRWRLTRSADYTDEEEAFRPPFQPGLLDRLRIMEPDRNILVWIGHGTFLIRLNGGWWLTDPMLSERALLPKRVSPPALRKQDLAALPGPLNVIISHNHYDHLDAATIASLPATSRFYVPLGVGELISSLHDGAVVELDWWQRAFAGADELICLPAQHWSLRLGRGRNDSLWASFLIRSGDMTIYFGGDSGYFVGYREFGRVFDNIDYALLPITAYHPRWFMHYPHLNVEEALQAFDDLGARYFVPSQWGTFHLGDEPPGYPLLDLNRVLQLAMRPEERYLRPELGEIIVLDGN; translated from the coding sequence ATGCGCGACAAGCTTTTTTTCAGGCGTCTTCTGCGTGAGCTACCAGGCTTGCTGACGATGTGCCTGTCAACGTTACTGTGTGCTTCATGCCTGCTCACTCCTCCCCCCTTTGCCGAACAGCAGTGGCGTCAGCAGGTTCTGAGCCAGGATCCGGCTGCTCTCTACGCCCCCCATGAGCGGGATGGCAGGTTCTTCAACCCGTGGCAACCGGAAGAAAAGCGAGGTTTTTCTCAGGTTATCCGTTGGCGACTGACCCGTTCGGCTGATTATACCGACGAAGAGGAAGCGTTTCGTCCGCCGTTTCAGCCAGGACTGCTCGATCGGCTCAGAATCATGGAGCCGGATCGTAACATCCTGGTGTGGATCGGCCACGGAACCTTCCTGATCCGGCTGAACGGCGGCTGGTGGCTGACCGACCCGATGTTGTCGGAACGGGCCTTGCTGCCCAAACGCGTGTCACCTCCGGCCCTGCGGAAACAGGACTTGGCCGCCTTGCCTGGTCCTCTCAATGTCATTATTTCGCATAACCATTACGACCATCTGGATGCGGCGACCATTGCGTCGTTACCTGCCACAAGCCGTTTTTATGTGCCGCTCGGGGTGGGCGAGTTGATCAGCTCGCTGCATGACGGAGCGGTAGTGGAGCTTGATTGGTGGCAGCGGGCGTTCGCCGGGGCGGATGAACTGATCTGCCTGCCGGCCCAACACTGGTCCCTGCGGTTGGGAAGGGGGCGAAATGACTCTCTCTGGGCCAGTTTTCTGATCCGTTCCGGTGACATGACCATCTATTTCGGCGGTGACAGCGGCTACTTCGTCGGTTATCGCGAATTTGGCCGGGTCTTCGATAATATCGATTACGCCCTGTTGCCGATCACCGCCTATCATCCCCGCTGGTTCATGCATTATCCCCATCTCAACGTGGAGGAGGCCCTCCAGGCCTTTGATGACCTTGGCGCCCGGTATTTCGTGCCGAGCCAGTGGGGAACTTTCCATCTGGGTGATGAGCCGCCCGGTTATCCGCTGCTGGATCTGAATCGAGTCTTGCAGCTGGCCATGCGGCCGGAAGAACGCTATCTCCGGCCGGAACTTGGCGAAATAATCGTACTTGACGGTAATTAA